A region of Ornithorhynchus anatinus isolate Pmale09 chromosome 5, mOrnAna1.pri.v4, whole genome shotgun sequence DNA encodes the following proteins:
- the RHCG gene encoding LOW QUALITY PROTEIN: ammonium transporter Rh type C (The sequence of the model RefSeq protein was modified relative to this genomic sequence to represent the inferred CDS: inserted 4 bases in 2 codons; deleted 2 bases in 2 codons) produces MAWNTNLRWRLPLICFLLEAAMVILFGVFVRYNPEADSHWEEEKRQHNISSDIENDFYYRYPSFQDVHVMIFVGFGFLMTFLQRYGFSSVGFNFLLAAFGIQWALLMQGWFHSFEDGHILISVENLINADFAWGSVCVAFGXCLGKVSPIQLLIMTLIQVTLFSVNEYILLNLLHVKDAGGSMTIHTFGAYFGLTVTWILFRPNLEQSKERQSSVYHSDLFAMIGTLFLWMYWPSFNSAVSKHGDAQHRAAINTYCSLAACVLTSVAVSSALQRKGKLDMVHIQNATLAGGVAVGNSAEMMLMPYGSLSXGFICGIVSTFGFVYLQPFLESRLRIQDTCGIHNLHGMPGIIGGIVGSVTAATASVGIYGKEGYIKAFDFEGPKSDWTSQVQAGYQAAGLFVSLAMAIVGGAIVGVILKFPLWGDPADENCFEDEVYWEVPEDEESHMYRPEEPALKPVAS; encoded by the exons ATGGCTTGGAATACCAACCTGCGTTGGAGGCTGCCTCTCATCTGCTTCCTCCTGGAGGCTGCTATGGTCATCCTCTTTGGGGTATTCGTGCGCTATAATCCTGAGGCCGACTCACactgggaagaagagaagaggcagCACAACATCTCCAGTGACATAGAGAATGATTTCTACTACCGCTATCCGA GCTTCCAGGACGTCCACGTGATGATCTTTGTCGGCTTTGGGTTTCTGATGACCTTCCTGCAGCGCTACGGCTTCAGCTCTGTCGGCTTCAACTTCCTCCTTGCGGCCTTTGGCATCCAGTGGGCCCTGCTGATGCAAGGCTGGTTCCACTCCTTCGAAGATGGCCACATCCTCATCAGCGTGGAGAA tctcATCAATGCCGATTTTGCGTGGGGCTCTGTCTGTGTGGCCTTTGG CTGTCTGGGCAAGGTCAGCCCCATTCAGCTACTCATCATGACCCTGATCCAGGTG ACCCTGTTCTCAGTCAACGAGTACATTCTTCTCAACCTGCTTCAC GTGAAGGATGCTGGAGGCTCCATGACCATCCATACTTTCGGCGCCTACTTCGGGCTCACGGTGACCTGGATCCTGTTCCGGCCCAATCTGGAGCAGAGCAAGGAGCGTCAGAGTTCTGTGTACCACTCCGACCTGTTCGCCATGATCG GCACTCTGTTCCTGTGGATGTACTGGCCCAGCTTCAACTCAGCAGTATCCAAGCACGGCGACGCCCAGCATCGAGCAGCCATCAACACCTACTGCTCACTGGCTGCCTGCGTGTTGACCAGTGTGGCTGTCTCCAGCGCCctacagaggaagggaaagctgGACATG GTGCACATCCAAAATGCC ACACTGGCTGGGGGCGTGGCAGTGGGAAACAGCGCCGAGATGATGCTGATGCCCTACGGGTCCCTCTC TGGCTTCATCTGTGGCATCGTCTCTACCTTTGGCTTTGTCTA CCTCCAGCCCTTCCTGGAATCCCGGCTGCGGATCCAGGACACCTGCGGCATCCACAACCTGCACGGCATGCCTGGCATCATCGGAGGCATCGTAGGCTCCGTCACCGCGGCCACAGCCAGCGTGGGCATATACGGGAAGGAAGG GTACATCAAGGCGTTTGACTTTGAAGGCCCCAAAAGTGACTGGACCAGTCAGGTGCAAGCTGGGTACCAGGCGGCAGGCCTCTTTGTGTCTCTGGCAATGGCCATCGTGGGAGGTGCCATTGTGG GGGTCATTTTGAAATTTCCTCTCTGGGGAGATCCAGCTGATGAGAACTGCTTTGAAGATGAAGTGTACTGGGAG GTACCCGAGGACGAGGAGAGTCACATGTACCGCCCAGAGGAACCTGCCCTGAAGCCAGTGGCTTCCTAA